The proteins below are encoded in one region of Levilactobacillus namurensis:
- a CDS encoding glycosyltransferase family 4 protein: protein MEWQENFYSLNTHIFTMSHWLEKFLKSQGKYDVHYVGAGANIPAITQNNILRNNHTALFIGHDFYRKGGDIVIEAFKKLHTEDPKFRLIIAGPEEIPNKYQNISGMQFLGPINYSQVSRLMKQATFFVMPSRFEAFGLVFVEAMENGLPIIARNCFEMPYFVKEGSGILINPGNDEIQQTYQAMKEIFNNLIFQKMAEQKANEITESYSWDSVAKRMLQIIQK, encoded by the coding sequence ATGGAATGGCAAGAAAATTTTTACAGTCTAAATACCCACATTTTTACAATGTCACATTGGCTAGAAAAATTTTTAAAAAGCCAAGGAAAATATGATGTCCACTATGTTGGTGCTGGTGCCAACATACCAGCCATAACTCAAAATAATATTCTACGAAATAACCACACCGCCTTATTTATCGGTCATGATTTTTATAGAAAAGGTGGGGATATCGTTATAGAAGCCTTTAAAAAATTACATACGGAAGATCCCAAATTTCGATTAATTATAGCTGGGCCTGAAGAAATTCCTAACAAATATCAGAATATTTCTGGAATGCAATTTTTAGGCCCAATTAATTATTCACAAGTATCCCGTTTGATGAAGCAAGCAACTTTTTTTGTTATGCCTTCTCGTTTTGAAGCATTTGGCTTGGTTTTTGTAGAAGCTATGGAAAATGGATTGCCAATAATCGCACGAAATTGCTTTGAAATGCCTTACTTTGTAAAAGAAGGTAGTGGTATTTTAATTAACCCCGGGAACGATGAAATTCAACAAACTTATCAGGCAATGAAAGAGATTTTTAATAACTTAATCTTTCAAAAAATGGCTGAACAAAAGGCTAATGAAATTACCGAAAGTTATTCATGGGATTCGGTTGCCAAAAGAATGCTACAAATCATACAGAAATAG
- a CDS encoding LCP family protein, which yields MQHRRKSHKLRNTILVIILVLIVGGGAYAAHRYRSVKDSINSSFKASGVTKQRNVSEQIKDKKPISVLLMGTDTGALDRTYKGRTDSMMVITLNPQNDKTTITSIPRDTAVSIPGFEGRAPSKINAAYAWGSSKTSIKTVQQMLNVPIDFYALINMGGMKKVIDEVDGVDVTPTLTFKYEGYTFKKGAKTHMDGAKALAYSRMRYDDPNNDYGRQTRQRTVLMALVKKSGSISTLMNQSFINSLSSQIQTDLTFDNLTSLAKNYRSVDKTVKETHLQGHGKEIGGQDMEVMHKKELQRVTNFIRKGLDLKHADTGSAAIFTSTSDSSSSSSSSESSTTTNYGY from the coding sequence ATGCAACATCGAAGAAAATCACATAAATTGAGAAATACCATTTTAGTAATTATTTTGGTTCTTATCGTTGGTGGGGGAGCGTATGCAGCCCACCGTTACCGAAGTGTTAAGGATTCAATTAACAGTTCTTTTAAAGCTTCAGGGGTTACTAAGCAGCGAAATGTTAGTGAACAGATTAAGGATAAGAAGCCAATTTCAGTTCTCTTAATGGGAACCGATACGGGTGCCTTAGATCGTACATATAAAGGCCGGACTGATAGCATGATGGTTATCACGCTTAATCCGCAAAACGATAAGACTACGATTACCAGTATTCCGCGGGACACAGCCGTTTCCATTCCTGGATTTGAAGGTCGTGCACCTTCTAAGATTAATGCGGCCTATGCCTGGGGAAGTTCGAAGACTAGCATTAAGACCGTTCAACAGATGCTTAATGTTCCCATTGATTTCTATGCTTTGATTAACATGGGTGGCATGAAGAAGGTTATCGATGAAGTTGACGGTGTCGATGTTACGCCAACGTTAACGTTTAAGTATGAAGGGTACACTTTCAAGAAGGGCGCTAAGACCCACATGGATGGTGCGAAAGCCTTAGCTTACTCCCGGATGCGGTACGATGATCCTAACAACGACTATGGTCGGCAGACACGTCAACGGACGGTATTGATGGCTTTGGTCAAGAAGAGTGGGTCTATTTCCACCCTGATGAACCAATCCTTCATCAACTCCTTATCCAGCCAAATTCAGACCGATTTGACGTTTGATAACTTGACTTCGTTAGCCAAGAATTACCGTTCCGTCGATAAGACAGTTAAGGAAACCCACTTGCAGGGTCACGGTAAGGAAATTGGCGGCCAAGATATGGAAGTCATGCACAAGAAGGAATTACAACGGGTGACGAACTTTATTCGTAAAGGCTTAGACTTGAAGCACGCGGATACTGGATCAGCCGCAATCTTCACGTCAACGTCTGATAGTTCCAGCAGTTCTAGCAGCTCTGAGAGTTCTACTACGACGAACTACGGCTACTAA
- the rfbD gene encoding dTDP-4-dehydrorhamnose reductase, with translation MTILVTGASGQLGTELCHLLDSRNIEYMATDSKQLDITNTQAVNQFFDDYKPDLVYDCAAYTAVDAAEEEPGKTINQRVNVDGTRNLAVAAERVGATLVYISTDYVFDGTNTGMYDESAQTNPKNEYGRAKRDGENLVRKIMSKYYIVRTSWVFGQYGKNFVYTMLRLAETHDELSVVDDQVGRPTWTKTLAEFMTFLIEKSPDYGSYQLSNEGQCSWYEFACEILKDKDTVIHPVDSTQFPQKAYRPKHSVMGLKKVQTLGFNIPSWQEALAMFKHNVEM, from the coding sequence GTGACAATTCTAGTTACAGGAGCTTCTGGGCAATTAGGAACGGAACTTTGCCATTTATTAGATTCTCGAAACATTGAATATATGGCTACTGATTCTAAACAGTTGGATATTACGAATACGCAGGCAGTTAATCAATTCTTTGATGACTATAAGCCTGACTTGGTTTATGATTGTGCCGCCTATACGGCTGTAGATGCAGCCGAGGAAGAACCGGGAAAGACGATCAATCAACGGGTAAACGTTGATGGAACTCGTAACTTAGCGGTGGCGGCTGAACGGGTTGGGGCAACGTTAGTCTATATCAGCACAGACTACGTTTTTGATGGAACAAATACGGGAATGTATGATGAGTCGGCGCAGACTAATCCGAAGAATGAATATGGACGGGCAAAACGTGATGGTGAAAATCTAGTTCGTAAAATTATGTCTAAGTACTATATTGTACGGACTTCCTGGGTTTTTGGTCAGTATGGTAAGAACTTTGTATACACGATGCTCAGATTGGCTGAGACACATGATGAATTATCCGTCGTTGATGATCAAGTCGGTCGGCCTACTTGGACTAAAACGTTGGCTGAGTTTATGACATTTCTGATTGAGAAAAGTCCGGATTACGGATCATATCAACTGTCGAACGAAGGACAATGTTCTTGGTATGAATTTGCTTGTGAGATTTTGAAGGATAAGGACACTGTGATTCATCCGGTGGATTCTACCCAATTTCCGCAGAAGGCGTATCGGCCGAAGCATTCTGTTATGGGCTTGAAAAAGGTGCAGACGCTTGGTTTCAATATTCCAAGCTGGCAAGAAGCTTTAGCAATGTTTAAGCATAATGTTGAAATGTAG
- the rfbB gene encoding dTDP-glucose 4,6-dehydratase: MNNLIVTGGAGFIGSNFVHYVVKHHSEVKHITVLDKLTYAGNRANLAGLPKDRVELVVGDVCDAPLVDKLVQNADAVVHYAAESHNDNSLLDPSPFIQTNIIGTYTLIQACRKYDVRYHHISTDEVYGDLPLREDLPGHGEGKGEKFTPESRYNPSSPYSSSKASSDLLVRAWVRSFGLRATISNCSNNYGPYQHIEKFIPRQVTNILSGIRPKLYGNGKNVRDWIHTNDHSRAVWLILTQGEIGETYLIGADGEKNNKEVLEAILKLMDQPADAYDQVKDRPGHDMRYAIDSTKLRQELGWEPEFTDFEKGLRHTIDWYREHEDWWKAEKAEVEAKYAKNGQ, from the coding sequence ATGAATAATTTAATTGTTACTGGTGGAGCTGGGTTTATCGGTTCGAACTTTGTCCATTATGTTGTTAAGCATCATTCCGAGGTCAAGCATATTACGGTACTTGACAAGCTTACCTACGCAGGAAACCGAGCTAATTTAGCGGGACTTCCGAAAGATCGGGTGGAGTTGGTTGTCGGGGATGTCTGTGACGCTCCCTTAGTGGATAAATTAGTTCAGAATGCAGATGCGGTTGTGCATTATGCAGCTGAAAGTCATAATGACAATTCATTATTGGACCCGTCACCATTCATTCAAACCAACATCATTGGAACTTATACCCTTATCCAGGCTTGTCGTAAGTATGATGTCCGGTACCACCATATTTCTACAGATGAGGTCTATGGTGACTTGCCACTACGAGAAGACTTGCCAGGTCATGGTGAGGGCAAAGGTGAGAAGTTTACGCCTGAATCACGATACAACCCTAGCAGTCCTTATTCTTCATCTAAGGCTAGTTCTGACCTATTGGTTCGAGCCTGGGTTCGGTCTTTTGGCTTAAGAGCAACAATTTCTAATTGTTCGAATAACTATGGTCCTTACCAGCACATTGAGAAGTTTATTCCTCGGCAAGTAACGAATATTTTAAGTGGAATTCGACCAAAACTTTATGGTAATGGTAAGAACGTACGTGATTGGATTCATACAAACGATCATTCTCGTGCGGTTTGGTTGATTTTAACTCAAGGTGAAATTGGCGAGACCTACTTAATTGGTGCCGATGGGGAGAAGAATAACAAAGAAGTTTTGGAAGCAATCCTAAAACTAATGGACCAACCAGCGGATGCTTATGATCAGGTTAAGGATCGTCCAGGGCACGATATGCGGTATGCTATTGATTCCACTAAATTACGTCAGGAGCTAGGGTGGGAGCCGGAATTTACAGATTTTGAAAAGGGACTTCGGCACACTATTGATTGGTATCGTGAGCACGAAGACTGGTGGAAAGCTGAAAAGGCCGAGGTAGAAGCCAAGTATGCTAAGAATGGACAGTAG
- the rfbC gene encoding dTDP-4-dehydrorhamnose 3,5-epimerase — translation MGKLKITTTKLQDVKIIEPAVFGDHRGFFTETYSDRDFKEAGINFNFIQDNQSLSAHAGVLRGLHFQRGKAAQTKLIRVVTGAVLDVIVDVRKGSPTYKQWEGYIISASNHRQLLVPKGFAHGFVTLTDNVNFLYKCDNYYDAEADGGFSFKTPELGIDWPIDFDKAITSEKDAQQPTFTEFEKNNPFVYGEI, via the coding sequence TTGGGTAAATTAAAAATTACAACAACTAAATTACAAGATGTTAAAATTATTGAACCAGCAGTTTTCGGTGATCACCGAGGTTTCTTCACGGAAACTTATTCTGATCGAGACTTTAAAGAAGCTGGAATTAATTTCAACTTTATTCAAGATAATCAATCATTATCCGCCCATGCTGGCGTGTTGCGGGGATTGCATTTTCAACGTGGTAAGGCGGCTCAAACAAAGCTAATTCGGGTTGTTACAGGCGCTGTATTAGACGTGATTGTTGATGTTCGTAAGGGTTCACCTACATATAAGCAATGGGAAGGTTATATTATTTCTGCAAGTAACCATCGTCAATTGTTGGTTCCTAAGGGATTTGCACATGGTTTTGTAACGTTAACGGATAACGTTAACTTTCTATACAAGTGTGATAATTACTATGATGCGGAAGCTGATGGTGGTTTTTCATTTAAGACGCCGGAATTAGGAATTGATTGGCCAATTGATTTTGATAAGGCGATTACCTCTGAAAAAGATGCTCAGCAACCAACTTTTACTGAATTTGAGAAGAACAATCCGTTTGTTTATGGTGAAATCTAG